A genomic segment from Conger conger chromosome 2, fConCon1.1, whole genome shotgun sequence encodes:
- the LOC133121759 gene encoding cyclin-dependent kinase 5 activator 1-like has product MGTVLSLSPSYRKAALFEDGPATVGHYTAVQNSKNAKDKNLKRHSLINVLPWKRIVAVSAKKKGSKKVQPNAAYQNNVTHLNNENLKKSQSCANLSTFAQDPAAPALSSSKTSGNVASSVKKAPLSGSTAAPGTPKRVIVQASTSELLRCLGEFLCRRCYRLKHLSPTDPVLWLRSVDRSLLLQGWQDQGFITPANVVFVYMLCRDVVSSEVATEHELQAVLLTCLYLSYSYMGNEISYPLKPFLVESSKEAFWDRCLSIINLMSAKMLQINSDPHYFTQVFADLKNESQKEEERSRLLIGLDR; this is encoded by the coding sequence ATGGGCACCGTGCTCTCTCTATCCCCGAGCTACCGGAAGGCGGCGCTTTTCGAGGATGGCCCCGCCACGGTGGGACACTACACGGCGGTGCAGAACAGCAAGAATGCCAAAGACAAGAACCTCAAGCGCCACTCGCTCATCAACGTGCTGCCGTGGAAGCGCATCGTGGCCGTCTCGGCCAAAAAGAAAGGATCCAAGAAGGTGCAGCCCAACGCCGCCTACCAGAACAACGTCACCCACCTGAACAATGAGAACCTGAAGAAGTCGCAGTCTTGCGCCAACCTCTCCACCTTCGCCCAGGACCCCGCTGCCCCCGCGCTCTCCAGCTCCAAGACCTCCGGAAATGTGGCCTCCTCCGTCAAGAAGGCGCCCCTGAGCGGCTCCACCGCCGCCCCCGGCACGCCCAAGCGGGTCATCGTGCAGGCCTCCACCAGTGAGCTCCTGCGCTGCCTGGGCGAGTTCCTGTGCCGGCGCTGCTACCGGCTCAAGCACCTGTCGCCCACCGACCCCGTCCTGTGGCTGAGAAGCGTGGACCGCTCCCTGCTCCTCCAAGGCTGGCAGGACCAAGGTTTCATCACCCCGGCCAACGTGGTCTTCGTCTACATGCTCTGCCGCGACGTGGTCTCTTCGGAGGTGGCTACGGAGCACGAGCTGCAGGCCGTGCTCCTCACCTGCCTCTACCTGTCCTACTCCTACATGGGCAACGAGATCTCCTACCCGCTCAAGCCCTTCCTGGTGGAGAGCTCCAAGGAAGCCTTCTGGGACCGCTGCCTGTCCATCATCAACCTCATGAGTGCCAAGATGCTGCAGATCAACTCCGATCCGCACTACTTCACCCAGGTCTTCGCCGACCTGAAAAACGAGAgccagaaggaggaggagaggagccgTCTGCTGATCGGTCTGGACCGGTGA